In Musa acuminata AAA Group cultivar baxijiao chromosome BXJ2-8, Cavendish_Baxijiao_AAA, whole genome shotgun sequence, one genomic interval encodes:
- the LOC103995657 gene encoding transcription initiation factor TFIID subunit 7 isoform X3, producing MEEQFILRVPPSVAERIERLLNENASSSLDGSLDVSFSEDGRSGTFMIGDERFPASLLDLPCIVESYKTYDDNVLIKTADVGQMIMVRDEGDAAVEGVEYKHGLTPPMRDARRRRFRREPDLNPEVVQRVEKDLLNIMSVVPEAGGQRKKNAPVAAPKPDEVHVKSAGGEPERSDSDDSLEPES from the exons ATGGAAGAACAATTTATTCTCCGTGTTCCCCCATCTGTAGCAGAACGAATTGAACGCCTTTTGAATGAGAATGCCTCCTCTTCTTTAGATGGCTCACTGGATGTATCCTTTTCAG aGGATGGACGAAGTGGTACATTTATGATAGGCGATGAGAGGTTTCCTGCCTCCCTCTTGGATCTTCCCTGCATAGTGGAATCCTATAAAACCTACGATGATAATGTGTTGATCAAAACAGCTGATGTCGGCCAG ATGATCATGGTAAGAGACGAAGGCGATGCTGCTGTTGAAGGGGTTGAATACAAGCATGGACTTACTCCTCCAATGAGAGATGCTCGTAGACGGCGATTCCGGAGGGAACCTGATCTAAAT CCGGAGGTTGTGCAACGGGTTGAGAAAGATctactgaacattatgtctg TCGTGCCGGAGGCAGGCGGTCAGCGCAAAAAGAATGCTCCGGTGGCTGCTCCAAAGCCAGATGAAGTGCATGTGAAGAGTG
- the LOC103995657 gene encoding transcription initiation factor TFIID subunit 7 isoform X2 — protein sequence MEEQFILRVPPSVAERIERLLNENASSSLDGSLDVSFSEDGRSGTFMIGDERFPASLLDLPCIVESYKTYDDNVLIKTADVGQMIMVRDEGDAAVEGVEYKHGLTPPMRDARRRRFRREPDLNPEVVQRVEKDLLNIMSGLHVETVVPEAGGQRKKNAPVAAPKPDEVHVKSAGGEPERSDSDDSLEPES from the exons ATGGAAGAACAATTTATTCTCCGTGTTCCCCCATCTGTAGCAGAACGAATTGAACGCCTTTTGAATGAGAATGCCTCCTCTTCTTTAGATGGCTCACTGGATGTATCCTTTTCAG aGGATGGACGAAGTGGTACATTTATGATAGGCGATGAGAGGTTTCCTGCCTCCCTCTTGGATCTTCCCTGCATAGTGGAATCCTATAAAACCTACGATGATAATGTGTTGATCAAAACAGCTGATGTCGGCCAG ATGATCATGGTAAGAGACGAAGGCGATGCTGCTGTTGAAGGGGTTGAATACAAGCATGGACTTACTCCTCCAATGAGAGATGCTCGTAGACGGCGATTCCGGAGGGAACCTGATCTAAAT CCGGAGGTTGTGCAACGGGTTGAGAAAGATctactgaacattatgtctg GTTTACATGTCGAAACAGTCGTGCCGGAGGCAGGCGGTCAGCGCAAAAAGAATGCTCCGGTGGCTGCTCCAAAGCCAGATGAAGTGCATGTGAAGAGTG
- the LOC103995657 gene encoding transcription initiation factor TFIID subunit 7 isoform X1 codes for MEEQFILRVPPSVAERIERLLNENASSSLDGSLDVSFSEDGRSGTFMIGDERFPASLLDLPCIVESYKTYDDNVLIKTADVGQMIMVRDEGDAAVEGVEYKHGLTPPMRDARRRRFRREPDLNPEVVQRVEKDLLNIMSGGTVENVETVVPEAGGQRKKNAPVAAPKPDEVHVKSAGGEPERSDSDDSLEPES; via the exons ATGGAAGAACAATTTATTCTCCGTGTTCCCCCATCTGTAGCAGAACGAATTGAACGCCTTTTGAATGAGAATGCCTCCTCTTCTTTAGATGGCTCACTGGATGTATCCTTTTCAG aGGATGGACGAAGTGGTACATTTATGATAGGCGATGAGAGGTTTCCTGCCTCCCTCTTGGATCTTCCCTGCATAGTGGAATCCTATAAAACCTACGATGATAATGTGTTGATCAAAACAGCTGATGTCGGCCAG ATGATCATGGTAAGAGACGAAGGCGATGCTGCTGTTGAAGGGGTTGAATACAAGCATGGACTTACTCCTCCAATGAGAGATGCTCGTAGACGGCGATTCCGGAGGGAACCTGATCTAAAT CCGGAGGTTGTGCAACGGGTTGAGAAAGATctactgaacattatgtctggtggGACAGTAGAAAAT GTCGAAACAGTCGTGCCGGAGGCAGGCGGTCAGCGCAAAAAGAATGCTCCGGTGGCTGCTCCAAAGCCAGATGAAGTGCATGTGAAGAGTG
- the LOC135620280 gene encoding hevamine-A-like: protein HASPCNAVYWGQDAYEGSLREACATGYYKYVLIASLNQFGHGKIPRLNLAGHCDPTFGGCTFLSRDIISCQQDYNVKVMLSLGGAYGNYRLASKKDARIVATHIWNTYLAGESPDRPLGNAALDGIDFDIERGSRFYWDDLARYLNAYSTPERKIYLSAAPQCPMPDYYLQAAIDTGLFDYVWVQFYDNYCEFSPNNVGTFLQAWNQWTSTSVSKVFLGLPASPEAAGSGYVTPDDLINTVLPFVKSSPKYGGVMLWSRYYDVRNGYSPQVNDSVCPLTMGIEPSMKNGTVSVN, encoded by the coding sequence catgcctCACCATGCAATGCAGTCTACTGGGGCCAAGACGCCTACGAGGGAAGCTTACGAGAAGCCTGTGCCACCGGCTACTACAAGTACGTCCTCATAGCCTCCCTCAACCAGTTCGGCCACGGCAAGATTCCACGGTTGAACCTCGCCGGCCACTGTGACCCCACCTTCGGAGGCTGCACTTTCCTGAGCAGAGACATCATCTCATGCCAGCAGGACTACAACGTCAAGGTGATGCTCTCCCTGGGCGGTGCCTACGGCAACTACCGCCTGGCGTCCAAGAAGGATGCCAGGATCGTCGCCACCCACATCTGGAACACTTACTTGGCCGGCGAATCCCCCGACCGGCCCCTCGGGAACGCCGCCTTGGATGGCATAGACTTCGACATCGAGAGAGGGAGCAGATTCTACTGGGACGACCTTGCTCGCTACTTGAACGCCTACAGCACGCCGGAGCGGAAAATTTACCTGAGCGCGGCTCCACAGTGCCCCATGCCCGACTATTACCTTCAAGCTGCAATCGACACCGGTCTCTTCGACTACGTGTGGGTGCAGTTCTACGACAACTACTGCGAGTTCTCCCCCAACAACGTTGGCACCTTTCTTCAGGCATGGAACCAGTGGACTTCCACGAGCGTAAGCAAGGTGTTCCTGGGACTGCCTGCTTCTCCTGAGGCTGCTGGAAGTGGCTATGTCACACCTGATGACCTCATAAACACCGTTCTTCCCTTCGTCAAGAGTTCGCCCAAGTACGGGGGAGTTATGCTATGGAGCAGATACTATGACGTGCGCAATGGATATAGTCCTCAGGTGAATGACTCCGTGTGTCCTTTGACAATGGGGATTGAGCCATCGATGAAGAACGGAACTGTATCAGTGAACTAA
- the LOC135620281 gene encoding hevamine-A-like: MAIRSPASPLLLAACLLLALAGRLRAEPCIAVYWGQNGNEGGLREACATGYYKYVLIAFLNQFGGGQMPQMNLAGHCDPNTGGCTFLSNDIISCQQEYNVKVMLSLGGGIGSYRLVSEEDAREVAAYIWDNFLGGSSPNRPLGDAVLDGVDFDIEGGSKDHWDDLARFLNAYSTPEQKVYLSAAPQCPKPDYYLQTAIDTGLFDYLWVQFYNNYCQYSPSTVDTFVQVWNQWTSTSVGKVFLGLPASPAAAGSGYVTPDDLINIVLPLVKDSDKYGGIMLWSRYYDGLNNYSAQVKDYVCPNDVSFTSTMRIKPLMKV; the protein is encoded by the coding sequence ATGGCGATCCGATCACCAGCATCGCCGCTACTACTAGCAGCGTGCTTGCTACTTGCACTCGCCGGAAGACTGCGTGCCGAACCATGCATTGCAGTCTACTGGGGCCAAAACGGCAACGAGGGAGGCTTACGAGAAGCCTGTGCCACCGGCTACTACAAGTACGTCCTCATAGCCTTCCTCAACCAGTTCGGCGGCGGCCAGATGCCACAGATGAACCTCGCCGGCCACTGTGACCCCAACACCGGCGGCTGCACTTTCCTGAGCAACGACATCATCTCATGCCAGCAGGAGTACAACGTCAAGGTGATGCTCTCCCTCGGCGGTGGCATCGGCAGTTACCGCCTGGTGTCCGAGGAGGATGCCCGGGAGGTCGCCGCCTACATCTGGGACAATTTCTTGGGCGGCTCATCCCCCAACCGGCCCCTCGGGGACGCCGTCTTGGATGGCGTGGACTTCGACATCGAGGGAGGGAGCAAAGACCACTGGGACGACCTTGCTCGCTTCTTGAACGCCTACAGCACGCCGGAGCAGAAAGTTTACCTGAGCGCGGCGCCACAGTGCCCCAAACCCGACTATTACCTTCAAACTGCGATCGACACCGGTCTCTTCGACTACCTGTGGGTGCAGTTCTACAACAACTACTGCCAGTACTCCCCCAGCACCGTTGACACCTTTGTTCAGGTATGGAACCAGTGGACTTCCACGAGCGTAGGCAAGGTGTTCCTCGGACTCCCTGCTTCTCCTGCCGCAGCCGGAAGTGGCTACGTCACACCTGATGACCTCATAAATATAGTGCTTCCCCTCGTCAAGGACTCGGACAAGTACGGAGGAATTATGCTATGGAGCAGATACTATGACGGGCTCAATAACTATAGTGCTCAGGTGAAGGACTACGTGTGTCCTAATGATGTGTCCTTTACTTCGACTATGCGGATTAAGCCTTTGATGAAGGTTTGA
- the LOC135620454 gene encoding acidic endochitinase-like, giving the protein MPDYFLHPAIDTGLFDYLWVQFYNNYCQYSSDNAATFEQIWNRWTSMNVTKVFLGLPASSQAAGGGFVRPAELVTQVLPIVKRSEKYGGIMLWNRYHDVLYGYSSEVKNYVCSDRLSSILSMLVRPSMMV; this is encoded by the coding sequence ATGCCCGACTATTTCCTTCATCCTGCGATCGACACCGGTCTCTTCGACTACCTGTGGGTGCAGTTCTACAACAACTACTGCCAGTACTCCTCCGACAACGCGGCCACCTTTGAACAGATATGGAACCGATGGACCTCCATGAACGTAACCAAGGTGTTCCTCGGACTCCCTGCTTCTTCTCAGGCGGCTGGAGGTGGCTTCGTTAGGCCCGCCGAGCTCGTTACTCAAGTTCTTCCCATCGTGAAGAGGTCAGAGAAGTATGGAGGAATTATGCTGTGGAATAGATACCACGACGTTCTCTATGGCTACAGTTCCGAGGTTAAGAACTATGTGTGCTCGGATCGTCTGTCCTCCATCTTGTCCATGCTGGTGAGGCCTTCCATGATGGTCTGA
- the LOC103995654 gene encoding hevamine-A codes for MAIRSPALPLLLAACLLLALTGRLRAEPCIAVYWGQNGYEGGLREACATGNYKYVLIAFFNQFCGNQEPQLNLAGHCDPNTNGCTFLSNDIVSCQRDYNVKVMLSLGGAIGNYRLVSKEEAREVARYIYNSFLGGSSSNRPLGNAVLDGVDFDIE; via the coding sequence ATGGCGATCCGATCACCAGCGTTGCCGCTGCTACTAGCAGCGTGCCTGCTACTTGCACTCACCGGAAGACTGCGTGCCGAACCATGCATCGCGGTCTACTGGGGCCAAAACGGCTACGAGGGAGGCTTACGAGAAGCCTGTGCCACTGGCAACTACAAGTACGTCCTCATAGCCTTCTTCAACCAGTTCTGCGGCAACCAAGAGCCGCAGCTGAACCTCGCCGGCCATTGTGACCCCAACACCAACGGCTGCACTTTCCTGAGCAACGACATCGTCTCGTGCCAGAGGGATTACAACGTCAAGGTGATGCTCTCCCTGGGAGGCGCCATCGGCAACTACCGCCTGGTGTCCAAGGAGGAAGCCAGGGAGGTCGCCCGCTACATCTACAACAGTTTCTTGGGCGGCTCTTCCTCCAACCGGCCCCTCGGGAACGCCGTGTTGGACGGCGTCGACTTCGACATCGAGTGA
- the LOC103995653 gene encoding hevamine-A, protein MALFMTHHPKLASPTASWFTMAIRSPALSLLLAACLLLALAGRLRAEPCIAVYWGQNGFEGGLREACATGYYKYVLIAFLNQFGNGQIPQMNLAGHCDPNNGGCTFLSSDIISCQQDYNVKVMLSLGGGIGSYRLASKEDAREVAHYIYNSFLGGSSSNRPLGNAVLDGVDFDIEGGSRNHWDDLARNLKAYSTPEQKVHLSAAPQCPMPDYFLQPAIDTGLFDYLWVQFYNNFCQYSSGNAVTFEQIWNQWVSANVSKVFLGLPASPQAAGSGFVTPDELIDSVLPIVKRSEKYGGIMLWSRYHDVIYGFSPQVKNHVCRDRMASLLSMRVRPFMKV, encoded by the coding sequence ATGGCCTTGTTCATGACACACCATCCCAAGCTTGCCTCGCCAACAGCCTCCTGGTTCACCATGGCGATCCGATCACCAGCGTTGTCGCTGCTACTAGCAGCGTGCCTGCTACTTGCACTCGCCGGAAGACTGCGTGCCGAACCATGCATTGCAGTCTACTGGGGCCAAAACGGCTTCGAGGGAGGCTTACGAGAAGCCTGTGCCACCGGCTACTACAAGTACGTCCTCATAGCCTTCCTCAACCAGTTCGGCAACGGCCAGATTCCACAGATGAACCTCGCCGGCCACTGTGACCCCAACAACGGCGGCTGCACTTTCCTGAGCAGCGACATCATCTCATGCCAGCAGGACTACAACGTCAAGGTGATGCTCTCCCTCGGCGGTGGCATCGGCAGCTACCGCCTGGCGTCCAAGGAGGATGCCAGGGAGGTCGCCCACTACATCTATAACAGTTTCTTGGGCGGCTCTTCCTCCAACCGGCCTCTCGGGAACGCCGTGTTGGACGGCGTAGACTTCGACATCGAGGGAGGGAGCAGAAACCACTGGGACGACCTTGCTCGCAACTTGAAGGCCTACAGCACGCCGGAGCAGAAAGTTCACCTGAGCGCGGCTCCACAGTGCCCCATGCCCGACTATTTCCTTCAACCTGCGATCGACACCGGTCTCTTCGACTACCTGTGGGTGCAGTTCTACAACAACTTCTGCCAGTACTCCTCCGGCAACGCGGTCACCTTTGAACAGATATGGAACCAGTGGGTTTCCGCAAACGTAAGCAAGGTGTTCCTCGGCCTCCCTGCTTCTCCTCAGGCGGCTGGAAGTGGCTTCGTCACACCCGACGAGCTCATAGATAGCGTTCTTCCCATCGTCAAGCGCTCAGAGAAGTATGGAGGAATTATGCTATGGAGCAGATACCACGACGTTATCTATGGCTTCAGTCCTCAGGTAAAGAACCATGTGTGTCGCGATCGTATGGCCTCCCTCTTGTCCATGCGGGTGAGGCCCTTCATGAAGGTTTGA
- the LOC135620455 gene encoding hevamine-A-like, whose protein sequence is MASLSPLLVAVLCLLLAITGRLHAESCIGVYWGQNGNEGSLREACATGNYKYVLIAFLNQFGNGQIPRLNLAGHCDPNSGGCTFLSNDIISCQQDYNVTVMLSLGGAIGNYHLVSKEDARDVAAYIWDNFLGGSSPNRPLGNAVLDGVDFDIEGGSRDHWDDLVRYLKAYSTPGQKVYLSAATDCCMPDYYLQTAIDTGLFDYLWVQFCDI, encoded by the coding sequence ATGGCGAGCTTATCACCACTGCTAGTAGCAGTCCTGTGCCTATTACTTGCAATCACAGGAAGACTGCATGCTGAATCATGTATTGGAGTCTACTGGGGTCAAAATGGCAACGAGGGAAGCTTACGAGAAGCTTGTGCCACCGGCAACTACAAGTACGTCCTAATAGCCTTCCTCAACCAGTTCGGCAACGGCCAGATTCCACGGTTGAACCTCGCCGGCCACTGTGACCCCAACAGCGGCGGCTGCACTTTCCTGAGCAACGACATAATCTCATGCCAGCAGGACTACAACGTCACGGTGATGCtctccctgggcggtgccatcggcaACTACCACCTGGTGTCCAAGGAGGATGCCAGGGATGTCGCCGCCTACATCTGGGACAATTTCTTGGGCGGCTCATCCCCCAACCGGCCCCTCGGGAACGCCGTGTTGGACGGGGTAGACTTCGACATCGAGGGAGGGAGCAGAGACCACTGGGACGACCTTGTTCGCTACTTGAAGGCCTACAGCACGCCGGGGCAGAAAGTTTACCTGAGCGCGGCAACAGACTGCTGCATGCCCGACTATTACCTTCAAACTGCGATCGACACCGGTCTCTTCGACTACCTGTGGGTGCAGTTCTGCGACATCTAA
- the LOC103995651 gene encoding hevamine-A-like, translated as MASLPPLQLAVLCLLLALTGRLRAEPSCIAVYWGQNGFELRLREACATGYYKYVLVAFLNQFGNGRIPQMNLAGHCDPNSGGCTFLSGDIISCQQDHNVTVMLSLGGARGNYNLVSEEDAREVATYIWNNFLGGSSANRPLGNAVLDGVDLDIESGGAAHYDDLVRYLKAYDTPERKVYLSAAPQCVFPDAHVQPAIDTGLLDYLWVQFYNNYCQYSPSNVDTFVHVWNQWVSVNVSKVFLGLLASPDAGSGYVAPDDLINKVLPLVKPSEKYGGIMLWNRYYDLINNYSARVKDYVCPDRRLYSIASTLLPSSAV; from the coding sequence ATGGCGAGCTTGCCACCACTGCAACTAGCAGTCCTGTGCCTGTTGCTTGCACTCACCGGAAGACTGCGTGCCGAACCATCATGCATCGCAGTCTACTGGGGCCAAAACGGCTTCGAGCTACGCTTACGAGAAGCCTGTGCCACCGGCTACTACAAGTACGTCCTCGTAGCCTTCCTCAACCAGTTCGGCAACGGCCGGATTCCACAGATGAACCTCGCCGGCCACTGTGACCCCAACAGCGGCGGCTGCACTTTCCTGAGCGGCGACATCATCTCGTGCCAGCAGGACCACAACGTCACGGTGATGCTCTCCCTGGGCGGTGCCAGAGGTAACTACAACCTGGTGTCCGAGGAGGATGCCAGGGAGGTCGCCACCTACATCTGGAACAATTTCTTGGGCGGTTCTTCCGCCAATCGACCCCTCGGGAACGCCGTCTTGGACGGAGTAGACTTGGACATCGAAAGTGGGGGTGCCGCTCACTACGACGATCTTGTTCGCTACTTGAAGGCCTACGATACGCCGGAGCGGAAAGTCTACTTGAGCGCCGCTCCGCAGTGCGTCTTCCCAGACGCACACGTTCAACCTGCGATCGACACCGGTCTCTTGGACTACCTGTGGGTGCAGTTCTACAACAACTACTGTCAGTACTCCCCCAGCAACGTTGACACCTTTGTTCACGTATGGAACCAGTGGGTTTCCGTAAACGTAAGCAAGGTGTTCCTCGGACTCCTTGCTTCACCTGATGCTGGAAGTGGCTACGTCGCACCTGATGACCTCATAAATAAAGTTCTTCCCCTCGTCAAGCCCTCAGAGAAGTACGGAGGAATTATGCTATGGAACAGATACTATGACCTGATCAATAACTATAGTGCTCGGGTGAAGGACTACGTGTGCCCTGATCGTCGTCTGTACTCCATCGCGTCTACTTTGTTGCCGTCGTCTGCCGTGTGA
- the LOC103996415 gene encoding hevamine-A-like gives MASLPPLKLAVLCLLLALTGRLRAEPSCIAVYWGQNGNEGGLRDACATGYYKYVLVAFLNQFGNGQIPQMNLAGHCDPNSGGCTFLSSDIISCQQDYNVKVMLSLGGGIGSYRLASKEDAREVAHYIYNSFLGGSSSNRPLGNAVLDGVDFDIEGGSRDHWDDLARYLKAYDTPERKVHLSAAPQCPIPDYYLQTAIDTGLFDYLFVQFYNNYCRYTSSNAATFEQIWNQWVSKNVSKVFLGLPASPQAAGNGFVEPDELIKNVIPIVKRSEKYGGIMLWSRYYDGIYGFSPRVKNHVCPIDLSFASSMRIKPLTMI, from the coding sequence ATGGCGAGCTTACCACCACTGAAACTAGCAGTCCTGTGCCTGTTGCTTGCACTCACCGGAAGACTGCGTGCCGAACCATCATGCATCGCAGTCTACTGGGGCCAAAATGGCAACGAGGGAGGCTTACGAGACGCCTGTGCCACCGGCTACTACAAGTACGTCCTCGTAGCCTTCCTCAACCAGTTCGGCAACGGCCAGATTCCACAGATGAACCTCGCCGGCCACTGTGACCCCAACAGCGGCGGCTGCACTTTCCTGAGCAGCGACATCATCTCGTGCCAGCAGGACTACAACGTCAAGGTGATGCTctccctgggcggtggcatcggcaGCTACCGCCTGGCGTCCAAGGAGGATGCCAGGGAGGTCGCCCACTACATCTATAACAGTTTCTTGGGCGGCTCTTCCTCCAACCGGCCCCTCGGGAACGCCGTGTTGGACGGCGTCGACTTCGACATCGAGGGAGGGAGCAGAGACCACTGGGACGACCTTGCTCGCTACTTGAAGGCCTACGATACGCCGGAGCGGAAAGTTCATCTGAGCGCGGCTCCACAGTGCCCCATTCCCGACTATTACCTTCAAACTGCGATCGACACCGGTCTCTTCGACTACCTGTTTGTGCAGTTCTACAACAACTACTGCAGGTACACGTCCAGCAACGCGGCCACCTTTGAACAGATATGGAACCAGTGGGTTTCCAAAAACGTAAGCAAGGTGTTCCTCGGACTCCCTGCTTCTCCACAGGCGGCAGGAAATGGCTTCGTCGAACCCGACGAGCTCATAAAGAACGTTATTCCCATCGTCAAGCGTTCAGAGAAGTATGGAGGAATTATGCTATGGAGCAGATACTATGACGGTATCTATGGTTTCAGTCCTCGAGTAAAGAACCATGTGTGTCCCATTGACTTATCCTTCGCCTCGTCCATGAGGATTAAGCCGTTGACGATGATCTGA
- the LOC135620283 gene encoding sialyltransferase-like protein 1 isoform X1, protein MKRSLRLPFSFLILVAVFSVLSFRAAVQDSRRRERRPEVAPPANATLLRLAAVESGEAELRKDVDDLLDGTFPSGHRGVAGWRLRTHLDWRQENHLEVLRRNEPRFPHRLRGPKDYRALPDFRRPLRDWFRRRRFHPGVMSELVELIKRPIDRHHGRPDTKTERYGSCAVVGNSGILLNNDHGGLIDGHDLVIRLNNARVSGYNHKVGSKTGLSFVNSNILHLCARRPGCFCHPYGETVPIVMYICQPVHFLDYAVCNSSHKAPLLITDVRFDMLCARIVKYYSLKTFVDTTGKPPGEWTKVHEEKMFHYSSGMQAVMLALGICDQVSVFGFGKSAEAKHHYHTNQKAELDLHDYEAEYALYRDLVEQPQEAAQLGWIFYDAHNKYFASFMSLLFILV, encoded by the exons ATGAAGCGATCCCTCCGTTTGCCCTTCAGCTTTTTGATCCTCGTCGCTGTGTTTTCTGTCCTCAGCTTCCGGGCGGCGGTGCAGGACAGCAGGCGGCGGGAGCGGCGGCCGGAGGTGGCCCCTCCGGCCAACGCGACTCTTCTTAGGTTGGCGGCGGTGGAGTCCGGGGAGGCGGAGCTGCGGAAGGACGTCGACGACCTCCTCGACGGGACCTTCCCCTCTGGCCACCGTGGCGTGGCCGGGTGGCGGCTCCGGACCCACTTGGACTGGCGGCAGGAGAACCACCTGGAGGTGCTGCGTCGGAATGAGCCCCGGTTTCCCCACCGGCTCCGGGGCCCCAAGGACTACCGGGCCTTGCCCGATTTCCGCCGCCCCCTCCGCGACTGGTTCCGGCGCCGCCGGTTCCATCCCGGGGTCATGTCGGAGCTGGTCGAGCTCATCAAACGCCCCATCGATCGCCACCACGGCCGCCCCGACACCAAAACAGAGCGGTACGGCTCCTGCGCCGTGGTCGGCAACAGCGGGATCCTCCTGAACAACGACCACGGCGGCCTGATCGACGGCCACGACCTGGTGATCCGCCTCAACAACGCTCGCGTCAGCGGGTACAACCACAAGGTCGGATCAAAGACCGGCCTTTCCTTCGTCAACAGCAACATCCTCCACCTCTGCGCTCGAAGGCCGGGCTGCTTCTGTCATCCGTACGGCGAGACCGTCCCCATCGTCATGTACATCTGCCAACCCGTCCATTTCCTCGACTACGCCGTGTGCAATTCGTCCCACAAGGCGCCGCTCCTCATCACGGACGTGCGGTTCGACATGCTCTGCGCCCGGATCGTGAAGTACTACTCTCTGAAGACGTTCGTGGACACAACAGGGAAGCCGCCGGGGGAGTGGACGAAGGTCCACGAGGAGAAGATGTTCCACTACTCGTCGGGGATGCAGGCGGTGATGCTGGCCTTGGGGATCTGCGACCAAGTCAGCGTCTTTGGCTTCGGGAAGTCGGCGGAGGCGAAGCACCATTACCACACGAACCAGAAGGCGGAGCTGGACTTGCATGATTACGAGGCGGAGTACGCCTTGTACAGGGACCTGGTGGAGCAGCCGCAG GAAGCAGCTCAGCTGGGTTGGATTTTCTACGACGCACACAACAAATATTTTGCATCTTTTATGTCATTATTATTTATCCTTGTTTAG
- the LOC135620283 gene encoding sialyltransferase-like protein 1 isoform X2 — protein MKRSLRLPFSFLILVAVFSVLSFRAAVQDSRRRERRPEVAPPANATLLRLAAVESGEAELRKDVDDLLDGTFPSGHRGVAGWRLRTHLDWRQENHLEVLRRNEPRFPHRLRGPKDYRALPDFRRPLRDWFRRRRFHPGVMSELVELIKRPIDRHHGRPDTKTERYGSCAVVGNSGILLNNDHGGLIDGHDLVIRLNNARVSGYNHKVGSKTGLSFVNSNILHLCARRPGCFCHPYGETVPIVMYICQPVHFLDYAVCNSSHKAPLLITDVRFDMLCARIVKYYSLKTFVDTTGKPPGEWTKVHEEKMFHYSSGMQAVMLALGICDQVSVFGFGKSAEAKHHYHTNQKAELDLHDYEAEYALYRDLVEQPQVIPFLKDFGFKVPPVVFYH, from the coding sequence ATGAAGCGATCCCTCCGTTTGCCCTTCAGCTTTTTGATCCTCGTCGCTGTGTTTTCTGTCCTCAGCTTCCGGGCGGCGGTGCAGGACAGCAGGCGGCGGGAGCGGCGGCCGGAGGTGGCCCCTCCGGCCAACGCGACTCTTCTTAGGTTGGCGGCGGTGGAGTCCGGGGAGGCGGAGCTGCGGAAGGACGTCGACGACCTCCTCGACGGGACCTTCCCCTCTGGCCACCGTGGCGTGGCCGGGTGGCGGCTCCGGACCCACTTGGACTGGCGGCAGGAGAACCACCTGGAGGTGCTGCGTCGGAATGAGCCCCGGTTTCCCCACCGGCTCCGGGGCCCCAAGGACTACCGGGCCTTGCCCGATTTCCGCCGCCCCCTCCGCGACTGGTTCCGGCGCCGCCGGTTCCATCCCGGGGTCATGTCGGAGCTGGTCGAGCTCATCAAACGCCCCATCGATCGCCACCACGGCCGCCCCGACACCAAAACAGAGCGGTACGGCTCCTGCGCCGTGGTCGGCAACAGCGGGATCCTCCTGAACAACGACCACGGCGGCCTGATCGACGGCCACGACCTGGTGATCCGCCTCAACAACGCTCGCGTCAGCGGGTACAACCACAAGGTCGGATCAAAGACCGGCCTTTCCTTCGTCAACAGCAACATCCTCCACCTCTGCGCTCGAAGGCCGGGCTGCTTCTGTCATCCGTACGGCGAGACCGTCCCCATCGTCATGTACATCTGCCAACCCGTCCATTTCCTCGACTACGCCGTGTGCAATTCGTCCCACAAGGCGCCGCTCCTCATCACGGACGTGCGGTTCGACATGCTCTGCGCCCGGATCGTGAAGTACTACTCTCTGAAGACGTTCGTGGACACAACAGGGAAGCCGCCGGGGGAGTGGACGAAGGTCCACGAGGAGAAGATGTTCCACTACTCGTCGGGGATGCAGGCGGTGATGCTGGCCTTGGGGATCTGCGACCAAGTCAGCGTCTTTGGCTTCGGGAAGTCGGCGGAGGCGAAGCACCATTACCACACGAACCAGAAGGCGGAGCTGGACTTGCATGATTACGAGGCGGAGTACGCCTTGTACAGGGACCTGGTGGAGCAGCCGCAGGTAATACCCTTCCTCAAGGACTTTGGATTCAAGGTTCCTCCAGTAGTATTCTACCATTGA